ttttgGTGTAGTTGGTCTTTGACGAACAAATGCGTTGCTTATTCTGCTTATTGATGACCCCTcttgtatttaatttattttttaacttttaggacaaagttttaataataatttaagagaTAATTTTATCGTCATTCATTTCAGAGTTTGAGCAGCAAAGAGAACTTAGAATGATGGAGGATTTTTGGAGCATGTTTTGTGGGGATCGTGATTGTCCTGGGACCCGGGGAAAGACTTTTTGCCATGATTTAAAGTTTTTGAAAGATCCTTCTACATGCATTAACCAGTTCTTGATCATTTGCGTTGATGTGCTACTACTGGTCATGTTGGGATTCATTTTGATCCAGAAGTCTTTGTTCAGACCATTTCGTGGTCAGTTTTGCGTGGAAAGATATTCAAACTTGCAGCTAATTTCTGCCGTTACCAATGGCTCTCTGGGGTTGTTGCATTTGTGCTTAGCCATTTGGGTTTTAGAGAACATAAGGAAGAGCTACACTCTTTTTCCACTTAATGGGTGGGTGCTAGAACTTTTTCATGGATTCAGATGGTTCTTAGTTGGCTTAAGTGTAAGTCTTCAGTTGAAACAACTTTCAAGATCGTCGTTGTGGTTGTTTTCACTTCTTACAGTATTTGTTTCCACTATTTTATGTGTTTCATCCATGTCTTATGCAATTAGCAGCAGAGAATTGTCCTTCAAGGCAGCTTTACATGTTCTGTCTTTTACAGGAGCAGTTTTACTACTCTTGTGCACTTATAAAGTGTATAAATGTGAAGACACTGATAGAGATATTGATGAAGGCCTTTATGACCCTTTAAATGACCACTTTAATGAAGTTGATCCTGATAACTATTTAACTCCATTTGCCAATGCAGGGTTCCTTAGTAGGATGTCTTTTTGGTGgttgaatccattgatgaaaagGGGTCAAGAGAAAACACTTCAGGATGAGGATATTCCAAAGTTAAGAGAATCAGATCGAGCAGGAAGTTGCTATTTATCGTTTGTAGAACAATTGAGcagacaaaaaggaaaagaaaaattttcacaGTCGTTAGTTTTGTGGACTTTAATTTTGTGCCACAAGAGAGAGATTTTGATGTCAGGATTGTTTGCATTACTCAAGGTACTCACCTTATCTACTGGCCCTGTACTTCTGAATGCTTTTATATTGGTTTCTGAGGGTAATGGAAGTTTCAAATACGAGGGTTATGTATTGGTGGTATCACTTTTCGTTATAAAGATCATAGAGTCCCTATCACAAAGGCAGTGGTATTTCCGCACTAGGCTTGTTGGGATGAAAGTTAGGTCAGTACTTACAGCagctatttataaaaaattattgaggtTATCGAGTTCAGCTAGATTGAATCACTCTGGTGGTGAGGTAATGAATTATGTGACTGTGGATTCTTATAGAATTGGAGAATTCCCATTTTGGTTTCATCAGACGTGGACAACAAGCCTCCAACTCTGTATTGCATTAGTAATACTTTTTCATGCTATTGGCCTAGCAACAATTGCCTCATTGGTGGTGATAGTTCTCACTGTGCTTTGCAATACTCCACTAGCAAAGTTGCAGCACAAGTTTCAGAGCGAACTCATGGTGGCACAAGATAAGAGACTGAAGGCCACTTCTGAGGCTCTTGTGAATATGAAAGTGCTGAAGTTATATGCATGGGAAACCCATTTTAAAAATGCTATAGAAATACTAAGAATTTTGGAACTAAAATTGTTAGGTGCCGTGCAAGTGAGAAAGGCATATAATATCTTTCTATTTTGGACCTCACCTGTTTTGGTCTCTGCTGCTTCTTTTGGGGCATGCTACTTCTTGAAAATTCCTTTACATGCAAATAATGTTTTCACTTTTGTGGCAACTTTGCGCCTTGTGCAAGAACCAATTACAGCCATCCCAGATGTTGTTGGGGTGGTCATTCAAGCAAAAGTGGCTTTTGCCCGGATTGTTAAATTCCTTGAGGCATCTGAATTGCATAGTGCAAATTTCAGAAATAGGTCTTTTGATGATAGTATTAGAGGCCCAATTTCAATCAAATCTGCTGACTGTTCATGGGAAGGTAATGTATCAAAAGCAACACTGAGGCACATAAACTTGGAGATCAGACATGGTCAAAAGTTGGCAATTTGTGGAGAAGTTGGCTCAGGCAAATCAACCCTCTTAGCTACAATTCTTGGAGAAGTTCCTATGACAAAAGGAACGGTAAGCTTTTATTCCTCTTAAGTTCATAAATTTAGGCTGATAGAAAACACTACTAAATATTGGGGTACTCTAATTAATTGGTTACAATCTTAACGACCTTTCTACTTTATAGTCAATAGTTATATTTAGCACTTGACTTCAACTATAGTGAGTACTTTTTCCTGTCCTTTATTTTATCTGTAATATTAATAGGTGTTTAATTCTCTATTGAATTACAGATTGAAGTTTATGGAAAGTTTTCATATGTTTCTCAAACACCATGGATACAAACAGGTACTATAcgggaaaatattttatttggatcTGATTTGGATGCTCAAAGATATCAAGAAACACTTCGTAGATCTTCACTATTGAAGGACCTCGAGCTGTTTCCCCATGGAGATCTCACTGAAATAGGTGAGAGGGGAGTTAACTTGAGTGGAGGTCAGAAGCAGCGAATTCAACTTGCACGTGCACTTTATCAGAATGCTGATGTATATCTGCTGGATGATCCATTCAGTGCTGTTGATGCACATACTGCAACAAATTTGTTTAATGTAATGGCATCTTCCTTTCGTCACATACTATAATTGTGCTTTTGTGTCATTCTTTACTCCAACATGGTTTTGAAACTTGGCAGGAATACATCATGGATGGTCTTAAAGAGAAAACTGTTTTACTTGTAACTCATCAAGTTGACTTTCTACCAGCATTTGATTCTGTTTTGGTAAATTCATTAATCTCAGGACAATGGTTATGCCATTAttcttcttttatccatttcCTGAAAATATAACTAGTGATTCTAAATTAGTAATGAATTGGAAGTTACTGACTTCATCTTTGTAATCATTAGGCtgaagttattttttcttcattcacaGTTGATGTCAAATGGGGAAATCCTTGAAGCTTCTCCATATCATCATTTGTTGTCCTCAAACCAAGAATTCCAAGATCTTGTTAATGCTCACAAGGAAACTGCAGGTTCTGACAAGCCTATGCATGTTACTTCTACCCAGAGACACTCAACTTCTGCCAGAGAGATTACACAAGCTTTTGTGGAGAACTTCAAAGCCACAAATGGGAATCAGTTgataaagagagaagagagagagataggAGACACGGGGTTGAAGCCTTACTTACAGTATTTGAACCAAACGAAAGGatacatatacttttttttggCTTCTCTTAGTCACCTCATGTTTGTCATTTGCCAGATATTGCAAAACTCATGGATGGCTGCTAATGTTGACAATTTCCAAGTCAGCACTTTGCGGTTGATTGTAGTTTACTTCTTAATTGGGGCTATTTCTACAATTTTCTTGTTGACCAGAACTCTACTTGTAGTTTACATGGGTATTCAGTCatcaacatatttattttttcagttaATGAACTCCCTTTTTCGTGCACCAATGTCCTTTTATGACTCTACACCATTGGGAAGGATACTTAGTAGAGTAAgtatattaaacaattttttcctCGCTCAGAATTGTAATGGAAGTAATAGTATTTTGACTCTCATTTCCTTGTCTAGGTCTCATCAGATCTAAGCATTGTGGATCTTGATATACCCTTTATTCTCAGTTTCACTGTGGTAGGTGTTATATACTTCTATTCTAATCTGGCAGTCCTAGCTATTATTTCTTGGCAAGTCTTGGTTATCGCCATACCAATGGTATATCTTTCAATTCGCCTGCAGGTAATGAACAAAttcatatttgaaaatattttgatacTGAAATTATGTCTTCTATTTTGATTAGTTAGCATTGAGAAAACCATCAAATTTAACTAAATAATGCTCATTGTTCTTCAGCTTTTATCTTTAGgcaactttttaataatttcttaataGAATTCAAAATATTCATGGTTGGAGAGTAAATAAGGTATTTGTTTTGGAAACTAGAGATACTACTTTTCCACTGCAAAAGAAGTGATGCGCGTGAATGGCACAACAAAATCCTTTGTAGCTAATCATATAGCTGAAACTACTGCTGGAGTTGTGACAATAAGAGCCTTTGAAGAAGAAGATCGTTTCTTTGAGAAGAATCTTGATCTAATTGACAGCAATGCTAGTCCTTTCTTCCATAGTTTTAGCTCAAATGAGTGGCTGATCCAAAGATTAGAAATAGTTAGTGCAGTACTGCTTTCCTCCGCAGCACTATGCATGGTTATGCTTCCACCAGAGACTTTCAGCTCTGGTAAGACTTTGGTCATTGTTTCATGTAAAATGCCATGCCTTTGAGTATTACAATGATCTTCATATTCTATTCTTTTTATCCTCAAAAAGTAACATTATCTCTTTTGATTCAAGTTTCTTAATTTCAGTAATATTCTTTTCAGGATTTCTTGGCTTGTCTCTCTCTTATGGCTTTACACTAAATGCTTCcttacaatttttaattcaaagcCAATGCAGTCTAGAAAATTACATAATATCTGTAGAGAGGCTAAATCAATATATGCATATACCTGGTGAGGCCCAAGAAGTAATAGAAGGAAATCGTCCTCCCTCGAATTGGCCAGTTGCTGGTAAAGTAGAACTAAATGACTTGCAGGTAATGggtatttatttaaattggGAATCATAATGTTCATAAAAATAGTCATTGAAATGAAATTGATAATTTGCTTGTTTATACCAAGACAGATACGATACAGGCCTGATGGACCACTTGTACTTCATGGAATCACATGCACATTCAAAGCAGGGCACAAGATTGGAATTGTTGGCAGGACAGGCAGTGGGAAGTCCACTCTTATAGGCGCTTTATTTCGTCTTGTGGAGCCAGCAGGTGGAAAAATTGTAGTCGATGGCGTAGATATATCTTCTATTGGTCTTCATGATTTGAGGTCACGTTTTGGTGTTATACCTCAGGATCCTACCCTTTTTAATGGGACTGTTAGATATAATTTGGACCCTTTATCTCAACACTCTGATCACGAGATATGGGAGGTAAAACCAACTACATTCTTCTTGTCTTTGATTAAGATTGCAGATGTAGCCTAATTGTTGCTCAATGTGAAGGTTCTTGGGAAGTGTCAATTGCGAGAAGCTGTCCAAGAGAAAGAAGAGGGCCTGAACTCCCCAGGTACACTTTCATCATTATGGTAACTATGTCACAAGTACTTTTTTTCCTAGTTGATAAAAACTAGTAATATGTTGTTACATAGTTGTTGAAGATGGATCAAACTGGAGCATGGGACAAAGGCAATTATTTTGTTTGGGGCGTGTTCTTTTAAGGAGAAGTAGGATATTGGTGCTGGATGAAGCAACTGCATCAATTGACAATGCAACTGATTTGATTCTGCAGAAGACCATTAGGACTGAGTTTGCAGATTGTACAGTGATCACAGTAGCACACAGGATACCAACCGTGATGGATTGCACTATGGTTCTTTCAATCAGAGATGGTAAAAATGCATATTTCCGACTCCTTTATGTCATTCAACAAACCTTTTTCGGGCTAATTCATAACTCTAATTCCATTTTCTTATGGTTATGTTAAACTATTCTACCTATACCACTGGGTTTGACACACCCCATAGATAGGCATGTTATATTGTTTAGCAGAGGATTTAATTGCATTCACCTGGTTAAAGGGTATTATAATAGACAATTAGTTGATTTAGTGATAACTTGTAAAATATTGGGTACTTGATTTTCactgttgaatttttattagaataaaggtgaagaatatttttttactattacttGTTTTCTTCAAAGGGATACTTGTATTGACAGGAAAATTGGTGGAGTATGATGATCCAATGTGCCTGATGAAGAAAGAAGGATCGCTATTCAATCAGCTTGTTAATGAATACTGGTCTCATTTTCAATCTGCAGAATCACATTGATACTgcaaaatgtttattttcttttgtcgaCATTGTTATCCATCTTTCTTTGGTATTAGCTACAAGTCAATATGTGAGGCTTGAGGAGTTCGGAAGGAATTGGATGAATGAAAAGAAACGGTGCATGAGTATTTGAATGTGTTGTATTAGAGTTTATTTGTTATGAGCTGCAttgaatggtttttttttattattattttgtctttgGAGAGGTGAAGTCCTTACTAAATAATAAAGAGTTTAACTGATGTAATTCATCCTCCAAAATAACTGTCACTTCTgacaaaaaaacaattatcccaaaataagtattacatttgatattttaatgtaacattaattgcTCCTTGTCACTGTCACAGATATctctattaaatattattttagtttttaatataatattaatattattctctttcatttattttataagattaattttatattattattatttttttatctatttattgattttttggaATGAAGGGATACTCCAtgtataagcaaaaaaaaattcacactaattattaaaaaaattagttgacatcatttaaattttcttatctcaataaaaaatatatattcttaaaatgtttttcattaaaacttgttatagaattaaataaatggtgttttaagaataataacattaaataagagaaaattaatattgagtttatttttcatgtgttattttgtatttatactattattaactaattaaaaattattttagatatcacatgtaaatattttttttattatttgacaaTATGTATGATcaatatattttacttaaatttcTAAATCATTTCAGTAAAAAATGTGCAATAAGAGCTTGGTTATTGAACATGCAAAGTTATGtaaacatcaaaataaaattgagaaaaggGAGGGGAAGAATCTGAAAATGCCAAGTGATATCAGCTTGGTTATTGAGGTCTGAATAAGAACAAATAAGTTGTACTGAGATGAATTTATGACGCCATCCCAGGTGCACATGGTGTGTGCGTTAATAACTCTCGAGTTAATTTGCAGCTGGTTCGGTGTGgttgaaattaaattcatttggtACAAATTGAATTATTTCCCTTGACTACAAAGCAAGCTAAAACCTGGGTCTTTCTGCAGTACACCGTCAATTGAATGAAAATGTGAGGGACAAAGTACGTACAAACAAGTGTTTAATGTAGGTGTAACTAACCCTATCATCATGAACGTGGAATTCATACTTGTCCAATGCAtcaaataattcttttttaagcGAATGCATCAAACAATTAAACGCGCCATAGTAAAACCTAATGAATGACAGACATGTTTCATTGTATCATTCTGTAAAGTTATTGTTTCTAACTTAGTTGAATAAgatataagatataagatatgtgagttaatataatttttttaatattatctttaatttttactgataaaaaataatgtttagtATCGAATTTATTTCTTTACAGTAAGGCTCTGGGCTTATCAAGTGTAAAATTCATGAATTAACAAGTAGAAAATGTTATTCTTGTTAATATAAGGCTAAAAGTtaagtatattttaataattcaaaagaaaaacttgTCTGAGAGTTTAACCACTCCAGCACTAATAGTCTATATAGCAAGTGTCTTGTTGTTACATCATTAATTACTTTAAGCGTGATAGTTAATGGGgaacctaattaaaaataatgctgTGGTAAATAGAACGAAAAAGGGGGAAATTCTAAATACAATTTAATTAGCATTACTGTTAGTAAAAACATTTTTACGCTATAACaactcataaaaatatatagtttccTTGAGATGATcacagtaaaaattaaaaatcatgaattttagGATTCATTTGGTGGCAAAAAGATATGATAGGTTATcacagtaaattaaaaatataataggaCAACAGATAAAGCTATAGTTTACTAAAAAGTAACTTTgactttatttttctaatttttacaaattgcaaaaattataatattaattaaattttacaattttttatttatgtagttaattctcttaaaattatttatatataatatttttaaaattataattattatttggtCACATATGATAATATTATTGACTTTATTTAACTgctttaaaagtcatatttagatggctaaaataaatttttaatcatttatttacatttttatatttcagtttggtattttatgtttaaatttttttactttggttCTTTGAAGTTTTTTCATTACACCAAATTGATCTTTCTAGTAGCTAGtttatatcatattaatttgGTCAATTTATTGACACGTGAAAAACTGATAAAATTGTGGAGTTTGCAAAAATTCACAACATTAGtgacaaaaaaaactaatttcatcTTACAAAAATACTATAAGATAccataataaaaattttcaaacttaTAGGAGATCAAACTGAAACCTAAGATATAGATAATGGACCAAAAATCTATTTTAGCTTAATTAGTt
The Glycine max cultivar Williams 82 chromosome 16, Glycine_max_v4.0, whole genome shotgun sequence genome window above contains:
- the LOC100786761 gene encoding LOW QUALITY PROTEIN: uncharacterized protein (The sequence of the model RefSeq protein was modified relative to this genomic sequence to represent the inferred CDS: inserted 3 bases in 2 codons; substituted 3 bases at 3 genomic stop codons), whose product is MKMENFWSMICGDSSCSESGRKTFCYDFNLLGDPSKCFNHLLVICFDVLLLIMLSLNMIRKSSSRPFWPLIRMQSYSNLQLVSAIINGTLGVLHLCLGIWILGEKLRKTHTVFPLNWWLSELFQGFTWLLVGIIVSLHLKKLTRVWLWLFSILIFSVFGILCALSMSYAIRRRELSLKATLDVLSFPGAILLLLCIYKIWKCEDTNEEIDEGLYAPLNGQFNEVDPISYITPFAKAGFFSRMSFWWLNPLMKRGQEKTLEDEDIPKLRELDRAETCYLMFVEQLNRQKQKEPPSQSVLWTIIFCHWREILISGIFALLKVLSQSAGPLLLNAFILVAEGNASFKYEGYVLAISLLITKIIESLSQRQWYFRSRLIGMKVKSLLSTCIYKKLLNLSNVAKLTHSSGEIMNYVTVDAYRIGELPFWFHQTWITSIQLSIALVILYHAIGLATIASLVVIVLSVLCNTPLAKLQHKFQTKLMVAQDERLKASSEALVNMKVLKLYAWDTHFKNAIEKLRNVELKFLAAVQSRKAYNIFIFWTAPILVSVVSFWACYFLNIPLHANNVFTFVATLRLVQEPITAIPDVVGAVIQAKVAFARIVKFLQAPELQSEKFQNRGFDDSIRGSILIKSADFSWEGTASKPTLRNITMEVKHTQKVAICGEVGSGKSTLLATILGEVPKTKGTIEIYGKFAYVSQTAWIQTGTIRENILFGSDLDMRRYQETLHRTSLVKDIELFPHGDLTEIGERGINLSGGQKQRIQLARALYQNADVYLLDDPFSAVDANTATSLFNEYIIEGLKGKTVLLVTHQVDFLPAFDSVLLMSKGEILQDAPYHQLLSSSQEFQDLVNAHKETSNSNQFVNATSSQRHLTSAREITQVFMERQCKATNGNQLIKQEEREKGDTGLKPYLQYLNQRKSYIYFCMVTLCYTVFVICQILQNSWMAANVDNPYVSTLQLVVVYFLIGVISTIFLLIRCLATVALGMKSSKKLFSQLMDSLFCAPMSFYDSTPLGRILTRVSSDMSIVDVDMPFYLGFAVGGPIICCSNIIVLAIVTWQVLVVSIPMVYIAIHLQKCFFASAKEVMRMNGTTKSFVANHVSETVAGVVTIRAFEDEGRFFEKNLDLIDINASAFFHSFSSNEWLILHLEMVSAVVLSFAALCMVMLPPGTFAPGFIGMALSYGFSLNAALVFLIQSQCNIANYIISVERINQYMHIPSEAEEVIEGNRPPLNWPDAGKVEINDLQIRYRPEGPLVLHGITCTFEGGHKIGIVGRTGSGKSTLISALFRLMEPASGKIVVDGINISSIGLQDLRSRLCIIPQDPTLFNGTVRYNLDPLSQHSDQEIWEVLGKCQLQEVVQEKEEGLNSSVVGEGSNWSMGQRQLFCLGRAMLRRSKILVLDEATASIDNATDMILQKTIRTEFADCTVITVAHRIPTVMDCTMVLSISEGNLAEYDEPMSLMRKEGSLFRQLVNEYYSHFQCAEFEFEQQRELRMMEDFWSMFCGDRDCPGTRGKTFCHDLKFLKDPSTCINQFLIICVDVLLLVMLGFILIQKSLFRPFRGQFCVERYSNLQLISAVTNGSLGLLHLCLAIWVLENIRKSYTLFPLNGWVLELFHGFRWFLVGLSVSLQLKQLSRSSLWLFSLLTVFVSTILCVSSMSYAISSRELSFKAALHVLSFTGAVLLLLCTYKVYKCEDTDRDIDEGLYDPLNDHFNEVDPDNYLTPFANAGFLSRMSFWWLNPLMKRGQEKTLQDEDIPKLRESDRAGSCYLSFVEQLSRQKGKEKFSQSLVLWTLILCHKREILMSGLFALLKVLTLSTGPVLLNAFILVSEGNGSFKYEGYVLVVSLFVIKIIESLSQRQWYFRTRLVGMKVRSVLTAAIYKKLLRLSSSARLNHSGGEVMNYVTVDSYRIGEFPFWFHQTWTTSLQLCIALVILFHAIGLATIASLVVIVLTVLCNTPLAKLQHKFQSELMVAQDKRLKATSEALVNMKVLKLYAWETHFKNAIEILRILELKLLGAVQVRKAYNIFLFWTSPVLVSAASFGACYFLKIPLHANNVFTFVATLRLVQEPITAIPDVVGVVIQAKVAFARIVKFLEASELHSANFRNRSFDDSIRGPISIKSADCSWEGNVSKATLRHINLEIRHGQKLAICGEVGSGKSTLLATILGEVPMTKGTIEVYGKFSYVSQTPWIQTGTIRENILFGSDLDAQRYQETLRRSSLLKDLELFPHGDLTEIGERGVNLSGGQKQRIQLARALYQNADVYLLDDPFSAVDAHTATNLFNVMASSFRHILXLCFCVILYSNMVXETWQEYIMDGLKEKTVLLVTHQVDFLPAFDSVLLMSNGEILEASPYHHLLSSNQEFQDLVNAHKETAGSDKPMHVTSTQRHSTSAREITQAFVENFKATNGNQLIKREEREIGDTGLKPYLQYLNQTKGYIYFFLASLSHLMFVICQILQNSWMAANVDNFQVSTLRLIVVYFLIGAISTIFLLTRTLLVVYMGIQSSTYLFFQLMNSLFRAPMSFYDSTPLGRILSRVSSDLSIVDLDIPFILSFTVVGVIYFYSNLAVLAIISWQVLVIAIPMVYLSIRLQRYYFSTAKEVMRVNGTTKSFVANHIAETTAGVVTIRAFEEEDRFFEKNLDLIDSNASPFFHSFSSNEWLIQRLEIVSAVLLSSAALCMVMLPPETFSSGFLGLSLSYGFTLNASLQFLIQSQCSLENYIISVERLNQYMHIPGEAQEVIEGNRPPSNWPVAGKVELNDLQIRYRPDGPLVLHGITCTFKAGHKIGIVGRTGSGKSTLIGALFRLVEPAGGKIVVDGVDISSIGLHDLRSRFGVIPQDPTLFNGTVRYNLDPLSQHSDHEIWEVLGKCQLREAVQEKEEGLNSPGTLSSLWXLCHKYFFSXLIKTSNMXCYIVVEDGSNWSMGQRQLFCLGRVLLRRSRILVLDEATASIDNATDLILQKTIRTEFADCTVITVAHRIPTVMDCTMVLSIRDGKLVEYDDPMCLMKKEGSLFNQLVNEYWSHFQSAESH